One segment of Solanum lycopersicum chromosome 1, SLM_r2.1 DNA contains the following:
- the LOC101268223 gene encoding protein DMP2-like, translating into MAKPNYTLKDKTLNGLGNLIRLLPTGTVFIYQLLNPILTNDGHCTIINKYLSGILIALCGLSCGFSCFTDSYTDNEGSTHYGIATMKGLWPTSKSMDTSSYKIGVGDFVHAFFTMVVFGVVTILDRNTVDCFFPAFESTEKTLIMVLPPVVGAISSVVFMVFPNKRHGIGYPSN; encoded by the coding sequence ATGGCAAAACCTAATTATACCTTGAAGGACAAAACCTTAAATGGCCTAGGCAATCTCATAAGACTCCTCCCAACAGGAACAGTCTTCATATACCAATTACTAAACCCTATACTCACAAACGATGGTCATTGCACTATCATCAACAAGTACCTATCAGGCATCCTCATTGCCCTTTGTGGTTTATCTTGTGGATTTTCTTGTTTCACCGATAGCTACACCGATAACGAGGGCTCAACCCACTATGGCATAGCTACAATGAAGGGGCTTTGGCCAACATCTAAATCAATGGACACAAGTTCATACAAAATAGGTGTAGGTGACTTTGTGCATGCATTTTTTACTATGGTTGTTTTTGGTGTTGTGACTATTTTGGATAGGAATACGGTGGATTGTTTCTTTCCGGCGTTCGAGTCGACGGAAAAGACGTTGATTATGGTGTTGCCACCGGTTGTTGGTGCAATTTCTAGTGTTGTGTTTATGGTGTTTCCTAATAAACGTCACGGTATAGGGTACCCTTCCAACTAA
- the LOC101267645 gene encoding uncharacterized protein yields MENEKKLESFVLVHNIAKRHNVGTLARSATAFGVSEMILVGRRDFNAFGSHGSTSHVRFRHFHSLADAKTFLKERDCDICGVEITENAVAVNEHPFKRSTAFLLGNEGTGLSAKECEICDFFVYIPQYGCGTASLNVTVAASIVLHQFGVWAGFSERTREGNKFIVAERHFKQAKKNYCMESSESVAEERRLKRENLSNGFFEDAGKEESPSNLLDTLFDD; encoded by the exons ATGGAAAATGAGAAGAAACTAGAGAGCTTCGTGCTGGTACATAATATAGCAAAGAGACACAACGTCGGAACCTTAGCTCGTAGCGCCACGGCGTTCGGCGTCTCGGAGATGATACTCGTCGGCCGTAGAGATTTCAACGCTTTCGGTAGCCACGGCTCCACTTCTCACGTCCGTTTCCGCCACTTCCACTCCCTTGCCGATGCTAAAACCTTCCTCAAG GAAAGAGATTGTGATATATGTGGAGTTGAAATTACAGAAAATGCGGTTGCTGTAAATGAACATCCTTTTAAGAGAAGTACTGCTTTCCTGCTGGGCAATGAG GGTACTGGACTTTCTGCAAAAGAGTGTGAGATATGTGATTTCTTTGTATATATTCCACAATATGGGTGTGGTACTGCTTCATTGAATGTGACTGTTGCTGCTTCCATTGTTCTACATCAATTTGGAg TTTGGGCTGGATTCTCCGAGAGAACACGTGAAGGGAACAAGTTCATTGTGGCtgaaagacatttcaaacaGGCAAAGAAAAATTACTGCATGGAATCATCTGAATCTGTTGCTGAGGAGCGAAGACTGAAGAGGGAAAATCTTTCAAATGGGTTCTTTGAAGATGCTGGAAAAGAGGAATCTCCTTCAAATCTTTTAGATACCTTGTTCGATGACTAG
- the LOC101267932 gene encoding uncharacterized protein yields the protein MQSTEVPVQLSCRKQFSCMFHVFRRRIHRLCSRIRWLMWHRPRTKVVIKRFGKLSSRGSHGQLKEKLSFKSSSTHPNGQSGTIRLATFNAALFSLAPAVPKAEKPSLFSHDDDNDDGFKFQNQVKSENNRPKSILKHSPLHPILANGAKPKQKVSINLPENEISLAQNRVLGILEDDSTKILSLNNNNLGPVRSPICFPAMANWMINDYGGFCLSGTRTILDVLKEVDADILALQDVKAEEEKDMSPLSDLARALGMNYVFAESWAPEYGNAILSKWPIKKWRIQKIYDDKDFRNVLKATVDVPRMGELNFCCTQLDHLDENWRMKQINAIIQSNDSPHILAGGVNSLQASDYSLERWNDIVKYYEEIGKPTPRVEVMNFLKQKEYNDAKEFAGECESVVIIAKGQNVQGTCKYGTRVDYILGSQGLPYAFVPGSYSVVSSKGTSDHHIVKVDIMKAASRGRKNSRKQKKVKQKVEKMTSSCSSRGIWQVST from the exons ATGCAGTCAACAGAGGTTCCAGTGCAGCTTTCATGCAGGAAACAGTTTTCCTGCATGTTTCATGTCTTCAGACGGAGAATTCACCGGCTTTGCTCGAGGATCCGATGGCTGATGTGGCATCGTCCGAGGACGAAGGTGGTGATCAAGAGGTTTGGGAAGCTGAGTTCAAGAGGAAGTCATGGTCAGCTCAAAGAAAAACTAAGTTTCAAATCATCATCAACTCATCCAAACGGACAGAGTGGGACTATTCGACTAGCTACTTTTAATGCTGCATTGTTTTCCCTTGCACCTGCTGTGCCTAAGGCTGAAAAACCATCCCTCTTTTCTCATGACGATGACAATGATGAcggtttcaaatttcaaaaccaGGTTAAGTCCGAGAATAATCGTCCAAAGAGCATATTGAAGCATTCCCCTCTTCATCCAATATTAGCAAATGGAGCAAAACCAAAGCAAAAAGTTTCAATCAACCTTCCTGAGAATGAGATTTCATTAGCTCAGAATAGGGTACTTGGAATCTTGGAAGATGATTCCACTAAGATTTTGAGTTTAAACAACAACAACCTAGGCCCTGTGAGGTCTCCAATATGCTTCCCCGCGATGGCTAATTGGATGATTAACGATTATGGAGGCTTCTGCTTGAGTGGAACAAGGACCATTCTTGATGTACTGAAAGAAGTGGATGCTGATATATTGGCTTTACAAGATGTGAAGGCTGAGGAAGAGAAAGATATGAGCCCTTTATCTGATTTGGCTCGTGCTCTTGGAATGAACTATGTGTTTGCTGAAAGCTGGGCTCCTGAATATGGTAATGCTATTTTATCCAAATGGCCTATTAAGAAATGGAGAATCCAGAAAATCTATGATGATAAAGATTTCAG GAATGTGCTTAAGGCTACGGTTGATGTACCCCGGATGGGAGAGTTGAACTTCTGTTGTACTCAACTTGATCATTTAGATGAAAATTGGAGAATGAAGCAAATAAATGCAATAATACAATCGAATGACAGTCCTCATATTTTAGCAGGAGGGGTAAATTCTCTTCAAGCCTCAGATTACTCATTAGAGAGATGGAATGATATCGTTAAG TATTATGAGGAGATAGGAAAGCCAactccaagagttgaagtaatGAACTTTTTGAAACAGAAAGAGTACAATGATGCAAAAGAGTTTGCAGGGGAATGCGAGTCAGTTGTTATCATTGCTAAAGGCCAAA ATGTGCAAGGAACATGTAAATATGGAACTCGAGTTGATTATATTTTGGGATCGCAAGGCCTGCCTTATGCATTTGTACCTGGATCATACTCGGTTGTTTCATCAAAAGGCACGTCCGATCACCATATAGTTAAGGTGGACATCATGAAAGCAGCAAGCAGAGGTAGGAAGAATAGTAGGAAACAGAAGAAAGTAAAACAGAAAGTTGAGAAGATGACAAGTTCTTGTTCTTCAAGAGGGATTTGGCAAGTGAGCACTTAG
- the LOC101267346 gene encoding pyruvate, phosphate dikinase, chloroplastic, whose amino-acid sequence MSSTMKGLLLKPNTNNMYMTKLLKHKYAEEQFLAKYSSFGIHMNCSKWSSKVIRCHQQEPNGFSNSPVTPIRKQTPPPQAILSPVSETTSTAKKRVYTFGKGRSEGNKGMKSLLGGKGANLAEMASIGLSVPPGLTISTEACQEYQIAKKLPQGLWEEILQGLEVVEKDMGAFLGNPSKPLLLSVRSGAAISMPGMMDTVLNLGLNDEVVTGLAAKSGERFAYDSYRRFLDMFGDVVMGISHSLFAEKLEKLKDAKGVKLDTELTASDLKQLVEQYKNVYVEAKGEKFPSDPKRQLELAIKAVFDSWDSPRANKYRSINQITGLKGTAVNIQCMVFGNMGNTSGTGVLFTRNPSTGEKKLYGEFLINAQGEDVVAGIRTPQDLETMKECMPEAYKELVENCEILERHYKDMMDIEFTVQENRLWMLQCRTGKRTGKGAVKIALDMANEGLVDKHAAVKMVEPQHLDQLLHPQFENPLAYKDKVIAKGLPASPGAAVGQVVFSAEDAEEWHAQGKSVILVRTETSPEDVGGMNAAAGILTARGGMTSHAAVVARGWGKCCVSGCADIRVNESDKVLIIEDKVIHEGEWISLNGSTGEVILGKQPLSPPAMTGDLEIFMALADKIRRIKVMANADTPEDALAARNNGAEGIGLCRTEHMFFASDERIKAVRRMIMAVTLEQRKEALDSLLPYQRSDFEGIFRAMDGLPVTIRLLDPPLHEFLPEGNLEEIVSELTTHTGMREEDVYSRIEKLSEVNPMLGFRGCRLGISYPELTEMQARAIFQAAITMNNQGISVFPEIMVPLVGTPQELGHQVDLIRDVAKKVFAEMGTSLNYKVGTMIEIPRAALIADEIAKEAEFFSFGTNDLTQMTFGYSRDDVGKFLPIYLAKGILQHDPFEVLDQKGVGQLIKMATEKGRAARPNLKVGICGEHGGEPSSVAFFAEAGLDYVSCSPFRVPIARLAAAQVVV is encoded by the exons atgagtTCAACCATGAAGGGGTTGTTGCTAAAGCCCAATACAAATAATATGTACATGACAAAATTACTAAAACACAAGTATGCAGAAGAGCAATTTCTAGCAAAGTACTCTTCTTTTGGCATTCATATGAATTGTTCAAAATGGAGTAGTAAAGTCATTAGATGTCATCAACAAGAACCTAATGGCTTTTCAAATTCCCCAGTAACTCCAATAAGAAAGCAAACCCCTCCACCTCAGGCAATTTTGAGTCCTGTTTCAGAAACTACATCAACTGCAAAAAAG AGAGTTTATACTTTTGGAAAAGGAAGAAGTGAAGGAAACAAGGGCATGAAGTCCttg TTGGGAGGTAAAGGAGCAAACCTTGCTGAAATGGCAAGCATTGGATTGTCCGTGCCGCCGGGGCTTACTATATCAACAGAAGCATGCCAGGAGTATCAGATTGCTAAAAAGCTTCCACAAGGATTGTGGGAGGAGATACTACAAGGATTGGAAGTTGTGGAGAAAGATATGGGGGCTTTCCTTGGGAACCCCTCCAAGCCCCTCCTTCTTTCGGTTCGATCTGGTGCTGCT ATTTCTATGCCTGGGATGATGGATACTGTCTTGAACCTTGGACTCAATGATGAAGTGGTTACTGGTTTGGCTGCCAAAAGTGGAGAGAGGTTTGCTTATGACTCGTACAGACGATTTCTTGACATGTTTGGTGATGTG GTAATGGGCATCTCACATTCATTATTTGCGGAGAAGTTAGAGAAGTTGAAGGATGCCAAAGGAGTGAAGCTTGACACCGAGCTCACAGCATCTGATCTTAAACAGCTGGTGGAGCAGTACAAAAATGTCTACGTTGAAGCTAAGGGTGAAAAGTTTCCTTCAG ATCCCAAAAGACAGTTGGAGTTGGCTATCAAAGCAGTTTTTGATTCTTGGGACAGTCCAAGAGCCAACAAATATCGGAGCATTAATCAGATAACAGGACTTAAAGGAACTGCAGTAAACATTCAATGCATGGTGTTCGGGAACATGGGTAACACTTCAGGAACAGGTGTTCTCTTTACTAGGAATCCGAGCACTGGCGAGAAGAAGCTCTATGGAGAGTTTCTAATCAATGCTCAG GGAGAGGATGTTGTCGCTGGAATTAGAACACCTCAGGACTTGGAAACAATGAAGGAGTGTATGCCTGAAGCATACAAGGAGCTTGTTGAGAACTGTGAGATTTTAGAGCGACATTATAAAGATATGATG GATATCGAATTCACTGTTCAAGAAAATAGACTGTGGATGCTACAATGCCGAACAGGGAAGCGTACGGGTAAAGGAGCTGTAAAGATAGCACTTGACATGGCGAATGAGGGACTTGTTGACAAGCATGCAGCTGTAAAGATGGTGGAGCCACAGCATTTAGACCAACTTCTTCACCCCCAG TTTGAAAATCCATTGGCTTATAAAGACAAGGTGATTGCTAAGGGCCTTCCTGCTTCTCCAGGGGCAGCAGTGGGACAGGTCGTGTTCAGCGCTGAAGATGCTGAAGAATGGCATGCACAAGGGAAGAGTgttattttg GTGAGAACTGAAACAAGTCCAGAGGATGTTGGAGGCATGAATGCTGCTGCTGGGATCTTAACCGCAAgaggtggcatgacatctcatGCAGCTGTTGTAGCCCGTGGATGGGGTAAATGTTGCGTGTCCGGATGTGCTGATATTCGTGTTAATGAGTCGGATAAG GTTCTCATCATTGAAGACAAAGTGATTCATGAAGGAGAGTGGATTTCATTGAACGGATCAACAGGTGAAGTAATCTTGGGAAAGCAACCACTATCACCTCCAGCTATGACTGGTGATTTGGAGATCTTCATGGCTTTGGCTGATAAGATCAGGCGCATCAAG GTTATGGCAAATGCCGACACACCAGAAGATGCACTAGCAGCAAGGAACAATGGTGCTGAAGGGATTGGTCTATGCAGGACAGAACACATG TTCTTTGCATCAGATGAAAGGATAAAAGCTGTGAGAAGGATGATAATGGCAGTTACTCTTGAGCAGAGGAAGGAAGCGCTCGACTCATTGTTGCCTTACCAGAGATCTGACTTTGAAGGCATTTTCCGTGCAATGGATG GTCTTCCGGTGACAATTCGACTGTTAGACCCACCACTTCATGAATTTTTGCCAGAAGGGAACCTGGAAGAGATTGTGAGTGAACTAACAACACATACAGGCATGCGCGAGGAAGATGTCTATTCTAGGATTGAGAAATTGTCAGAAGTCAATCCCATGCTCGGATTTCGAGGCTGCAG GCTCGGTATATCCTACCCGGAACTGACAGAAATGCAGGCTCGTGCGATCTTTCAAGCTGCTATAACTATGAACAACCAGGGTATTTCAGTATTTCCAGAGATAATGGTTCCCCTTGTTGGAACACCTCAG GAATTAGGTCATCAAGTTGATTTAATCCGTGATGTTGCCAAAAAGGTTTTCGCGGAGATGGGTACCTCGTTGAATTATAAGGTGGGAACCATGATAGAGATTCCTAGAGCTGCTTTGATTGCAGATGAG ATTGCTAAAGAAGCAGAGTTCTTTTCCTTCGGAACCAATGACCTCACACAAATGACATTTGGATATAGTAGAGACGATGTAGGCAAGTTCCTTCCTATATACCTCGCGAAAGGCATCCTCCAACACGATCCATTCGAG GTTCTTGATCAAAAGGGTGTTGGCCAGCTCATCAAGATGGCTACGGAAAAAGGTCGGGCTGCAAGGCCAAACTTGAAG GTTGGAATTTGTGGAGAACATGGTGGGGAGCCTTCTTCAGTTGCATTTTTTGCTGAGGCTGGATTGGACTATGTTTCTTGCTCTCCATTCAG GGTGCCTATTGCAAGGCTAGCTGCAGCACAAGTTGTAGTTTGA